In a genomic window of Tissierella sp. Yu-01:
- a CDS encoding immunoglobulin-like domain-containing protein: MRSGNTGNTVEITDTNNIQQITNNINSLEYEEGDPSNNSSGWLYSIKWYNTDGKLIEQIVILDNKTIDYEDKFYKVSDGNIDIELLDDLLSTLKQLENQNFSIQGEIISYADDKTIVEFGKAFVNLFNGAVGEQEKVSFERYISNNNLLKFADKILELTQKQDLQGSNLVNYGLNNEFQQFELQHIEDNLCYLKLPFQFEGSGNTCKMLIISENKSLKLVDFYFGSKDGVDTLATGHPAEREINDPNLWENEEWVSGVFDKLKNFEEKLVTEENLEPTAYEVINNFDGVTMTIKEGTVSPTGLTVIFKNNSNAQCIYGEYFLLEKKINENWYQVPIAIDGNYGFNDIGYELTFGENEEWIVDWDWIYGSLDTGEYRIVKDILDFRNTGDYDEYYLVAEFTII, translated from the coding sequence TTGCGTTCAGGGAATACTGGAAATACAGTAGAGATTACAGATACAAATAATATCCAACAGATTACTAATAATATTAATTCTTTGGAGTATGAGGAAGGAGATCCAAGTAACAATTCTTCTGGATGGCTATATTCAATAAAGTGGTATAATACAGATGGGAAATTAATTGAACAAATAGTTATTCTTGACAATAAAACTATTGACTATGAGGATAAGTTCTATAAAGTTTCTGATGGCAACATTGATATAGAATTATTAGATGATTTATTAAGCACACTAAAACAACTTGAAAACCAAAACTTTTCTATTCAAGGAGAAATTATTAGTTATGCTGATGATAAAACTATTGTAGAGTTTGGGAAGGCATTTGTAAACTTGTTTAACGGTGCTGTTGGGGAACAAGAAAAAGTATCATTTGAAAGATATATTTCTAACAATAATTTGCTAAAATTTGCAGACAAGATACTAGAGCTAACTCAAAAACAGGATTTACAAGGAAGCAATCTTGTAAATTACGGGTTAAACAATGAGTTTCAACAATTTGAATTACAACATATAGAAGATAATCTTTGCTATCTTAAATTACCATTTCAATTTGAAGGCTCAGGAAATACATGCAAAATGTTGATAATTTCCGAGAATAAGTCTTTAAAGCTTGTTGACTTTTATTTTGGAAGTAAAGACGGAGTTGATACATTAGCTACAGGTCATCCTGCGGAAAGGGAAATTAATGACCCTAATTTGTGGGAAAACGAAGAATGGGTTAGTGGTGTTTTTGATAAACTAAAAAATTTTGAAGAAAAGCTAGTTACAGAAGAAAATTTGGAGCCTACAGCATATGAAGTCATAAATAATTTTGATGGCGTTACTATGACTATAAAGGAAGGAACAGTATCCCCTACAGGATTAACTGTAATATTTAAAAACAATTCTAATGCTCAGTGTATTTATGGTGAATATTTTTTGTTGGAAAAGAAAATCAATGAAAATTGGTATCAGGTTCCTATTGCAATAGATGGAAACTACGGATTTAATGATATTGGCTATGAATTGACTTTTGGGGAAAATGAAGAATGGATAGTTGATTGGGACTGGATCTATGGAAGTCTGGATACTGGAGAATACCGTATAGTAAAAGATATACTGGATTTTAGAAATACAGGGGATTATGATGAGTACTATTTAGTAGCGGAATTTACTATTATTTAA
- a CDS encoding flavodoxin family protein codes for MDNKWIAILGSPRCGKNTDKIMGYYIEELEKRNRKVKKVVLSDLELNICNGCESCIRNYECRHNDAIATIINEIKDVEGIILGSPSYNYNVTSYMKIFLDRLFCLFSSSRGSWSSELDSKGVKAIIIGVCAGPNEVNMGFTVEAMKRVMLDHGIDVIIEESYYGAKRTPVETNQDIRIDISNKIVNLVI; via the coding sequence TTGGACAATAAATGGATTGCTATACTAGGTAGTCCTAGATGTGGGAAAAATACAGATAAAATAATGGGTTACTATATTGAGGAATTAGAGAAAAGGAATAGAAAAGTTAAAAAAGTAGTATTAAGTGATTTAGAATTAAATATATGTAATGGTTGTGAGTCATGTATTAGAAATTATGAGTGCCGACATAATGATGCTATTGCTACTATAATAAATGAAATTAAAGATGTTGAAGGAATAATTTTAGGTTCTCCTTCCTACAATTATAATGTTACCTCATATATGAAGATTTTCTTAGATAGACTATTTTGTCTTTTTTCATCTAGTAGGGGTAGTTGGAGTAGTGAATTAGACTCAAAGGGGGTAAAGGCAATAATCATTGGAGTATGCGCAGGCCCTAATGAAGTAAATATGGGGTTTACTGTAGAAGCGATGAAAAGAGTTATGTTAGACCATGGTATCGATGTGATAATCGAAGAGAGTTATTATGGGGCTAAAAGAACACCTGTAGAAACAAATCAGGATATTAGAATTGATATTTCAAATAAGATAGTAAATTTAGTTATATAA
- a CDS encoding GNAT family N-acetyltransferase yields MEKVIIKILEELDTQALFKFEFENKRYFEEVGFARDDSYYDLKNFKAIVKDLTEEQEKDMTYMYLIKNSSDEIIGRVNLVSVVRGNLNKAELGYRIGEKHQGKGYATMAVKLVLNEAKIKHRLHRIEAGTSSDNIGSQIVLIKNGFQFTGRYNKYIFQNGEWNDSISFEKILD; encoded by the coding sequence ATGGAGAAAGTTATTATTAAGATTCTTGAAGAATTAGATACACAGGCTCTTTTTAAATTTGAATTTGAGAACAAAAGATATTTTGAAGAAGTGGGTTTTGCAAGGGATGATAGTTACTACGATTTAAAGAATTTCAAAGCAATAGTAAAGGATTTGACTGAAGAACAGGAAAAAGACATGACTTATATGTACTTAATAAAGAATAGTTCTGATGAAATTATAGGCAGGGTTAATTTAGTATCAGTTGTAAGAGGAAATTTAAATAAAGCTGAATTAGGATATAGAATAGGAGAGAAACATCAAGGGAAGGGATATGCTACAATGGCTGTAAAGCTTGTTTTAAATGAGGCAAAGATTAAGCATAGACTTCATAGAATAGAAGCAGGAACGTCTTCTGATAACATAGGTTCTCAAATAGTTTTAATTAAAAATGGATTTCAATTTACTGGTCGATATAATAAATATATTTTTCAGAATGGAGAATGGAATGATAGCATAAGTTTTGAAAAAATACTTGATTGA
- a CDS encoding methyl-accepting chemotaxis protein, whose translation MHKLFNSLRAKILIISIATTFMTLALFGCVMYYLVSSESYEDYYSNSSEQMKIVAESINIFYDQIDKNLDMFATHPLVIKADNSITSYENTTDTVQMTPSKNGGLEQEIYEVLNHFGESNDDTMYIYLGTDDGSYLQWPETTTVAGYSPKDKLWYSSGISGNGNIVRTDPYYDPVTDSLITSNVRSFTDEEGNIIGVIGLDVQQSVISDILNKMKTGETGYSMILHNSGIIMADGSNPDNNFKDINEIDIEGLDKLLVENLEPFNVWINGEKYLVNPCKVDGTDWILGTFIAESELTQSMRNIIKIGGVFAIVILLLAILITSVFTDRITKPIKRSSEHLKLIATGDFTKDIDKKDLARKDEVGTIINGINIMKDSLKQLVDSIKNESLAIDKEVENVIANVRMLGSDLENISGTTEEVAASMEETAASSEEMTATSHEIKLAVESIAKRSQEGSIAANEISKRAEDTKENVNTSRGRALEIFTGTKHNLEQAINESRVVEEINILSSSIMQITEQTNLLALNAAIEAARAGEAGKGFSVVADEIRKLAEQSKEAVLKIQDTTSKVTGSVDHLLSCSNDLLTFVSEDVENDYKTMIDVAEQYSNDAKFVDELVTEFSSTSEQLLSSIQDVLAAIDGVAAAASEGAGGTSDIAIRVSEANSKASEVQDQVAKTKESSDKLKEKVDEFKI comes from the coding sequence TTGGCACTTTTTGGGTGTGTTATGTATTATCTAGTTAGTAGTGAATCATATGAAGATTACTATAGCAATTCAAGTGAGCAAATGAAAATAGTTGCAGAATCAATAAATATCTTTTATGACCAAATTGACAAAAATCTAGATATGTTTGCAACACATCCTTTGGTAATAAAAGCAGATAATAGTATTACATCTTACGAAAACACTACTGATACAGTACAAATGACCCCATCAAAAAATGGAGGATTAGAACAAGAAATCTATGAAGTACTTAATCACTTTGGAGAATCCAATGATGATACTATGTACATATATTTGGGAACAGACGATGGTTCATATTTACAATGGCCAGAAACCACAACTGTTGCGGGGTATTCTCCAAAAGATAAGCTATGGTATAGCTCGGGAATCAGTGGTAATGGCAATATTGTAAGAACAGATCCATATTATGATCCTGTTACAGACTCTTTAATAACAAGCAACGTGCGTTCTTTTACAGATGAGGAAGGAAATATAATAGGTGTAATAGGCCTCGACGTACAACAATCTGTTATTAGTGATATTCTTAATAAAATGAAAACTGGTGAGACAGGCTATTCCATGATTTTACATAATTCAGGCATAATAATGGCAGACGGCAGTAATCCTGATAATAATTTTAAAGATATAAATGAAATTGATATTGAAGGTTTGGACAAGCTATTAGTTGAAAATCTAGAACCATTTAACGTTTGGATAAATGGAGAAAAATACTTGGTGAATCCATGTAAGGTAGATGGGACAGATTGGATCTTGGGCACATTTATTGCGGAAAGTGAATTAACCCAAAGTATGAGAAATATTATTAAGATCGGTGGAGTTTTTGCTATCGTTATACTATTACTAGCTATTTTAATAACTAGTGTTTTTACTGATAGAATAACAAAGCCTATAAAAAGATCATCAGAACATCTTAAATTAATTGCAACTGGAGACTTTACAAAAGACATTGATAAAAAAGATTTAGCCAGAAAAGATGAGGTGGGAACAATTATTAATGGTATTAATATTATGAAGGATTCACTAAAGCAATTAGTTGATAGTATTAAGAATGAATCTTTAGCAATAGATAAAGAAGTTGAAAATGTTATTGCAAACGTAAGAATGTTAGGCAGTGACCTAGAAAACATATCAGGTACAACAGAAGAAGTTGCAGCGAGCATGGAGGAAACAGCTGCTTCATCAGAGGAAATGACTGCCACATCACATGAAATCAAATTAGCAGTTGAGTCAATTGCCAAAAGATCTCAGGAAGGGTCAATTGCAGCAAATGAGATCAGTAAAAGGGCTGAAGATACTAAAGAAAATGTCAATACTTCTAGAGGAAGAGCTTTAGAAATATTTACAGGTACAAAACATAATCTTGAACAAGCTATTAACGAATCAAGAGTTGTAGAAGAAATCAATATTCTATCATCATCCATAATGCAGATTACCGAGCAAACAAACCTGCTTGCATTAAATGCTGCCATTGAGGCTGCCAGAGCTGGAGAGGCTGGAAAAGGATTTTCAGTAGTTGCAGATGAAATTAGAAAATTAGCAGAACAATCAAAGGAAGCAGTTTTAAAAATTCAAGATACAACTTCAAAAGTAACTGGTTCAGTTGATCATCTCTTAAGTTGCTCTAATGACCTATTAACTTTCGTGTCTGAGGACGTGGAAAATGACTATAAAACAATGATAGATGTAGCTGAACAGTATAGCAATGATGCAAAATTTGTTGACGAACTTGTTACAGAATTTAGTTCTACATCTGAACAGCTTCTATCTTCTATTCAAGATGTTCTTGCTGCAATAGATGGCGTTGCCGCAGCGGCTAGCGAGGGTGCTGGAGGAACTTCAGATATTGCAATAAGAGTTTCGGAAGCTAACTCTAAAGCAAGCGAAGTACAAGATCAAGTTGCTAAGACAAAAGAAAGTTCTGATAAATTAAAAGAAAAGGTAGATGAATTTAAAATATAG